The following nucleotide sequence is from Nitrospinota bacterium.
TTAAAATTTTTCAATGTCTGATGATTTGAAATACCGCATATGGCTTTATGGAGGCTATCGTTGTAAGCTTTGAGGTCGAATTTTATAGAGCCGCCAGATCGAAAGGATATACAGGCCATTTCTCTTAACAGATTATCATTCATCGTTCCATTGGTTTCCCAGCATATCCTGATTATTTTTCCTTTTTTTTGTTTTATGATCTTTTTCGATAGTTCTATGGCATGAGGTAGTTGAGGAGTGGGATCTCCTCCAAAAAAACAGATACAACTGGTTTTTTCATTAATGGAATCTATAAGTTCCTGGGAATCTTTTATTCCACCTTGAGAATATTTTTTAAACTGCCAGTTTTGGCAAAAGAGGCAATTGAAAGAGCAAGCTCTGTAAAAGATAGAGAGATTTCTAAATCCATACTCTGGACCTTTCTTGTAAGAATATCTTGGATAACCTGAATCGCTTCCACCCGGGCACACGGGACTAGCAACACAATTTGTAGGAAGTTGATCAAAATACCAATCAAATAATCCTTTATTTTTTGATTCCCAAAGCTCTTTTAATTTACCATCCGAATTTTTTCTTATACCGCAGTAACCTTTTCCATTGTTTGGTATGACACATCTGTTTATACAAAGACCACATAAAAGACCATCCTTGTCTTTTGGTGGTTTTAGAGGAAGCGAAAATTTCTTCCTGGTTTCTGCATGGATTTTGCTAATAAGTTCTTCTAAAAGATGATAGTGAGAACGAATGCAATCAATACAGAGATTGAGAGGAGAAGAGATAAACAATGAGGTTTTATGACAATGAATACATTCTTTTGTCATGGTTAGGGTTTGGATATAATAAATCTCAACTCTTAAACCTAAACCGTTTCATCATATGATTACCCTACTACATTGTAGAATCTTTTTTTTAGAGGAACCCCTAGTTCTTTTTTTGCCACCTTTTCACATTCTTTGATATTGATTTCAGAGGGAATATCGACTACTGTGACGTTTACCTCTGGAATATATTTTTTTGATTCAATAACGAACTTTTTAATCTCTTCGTAGGTTCCATCTCGAAACTGGGGATGACATAATTTAAAATATTTTTGTGAGTTTTCAGCATTAAGACTTATGGATATGGAATCAATAAGGCCTTTTAGTTCAGGAAGTATATTTCTCTTATGGATGAGATTGCCCTGTCCATTTGTATTTAATCTTAATCTTGCCTGAACCCCTTTTTCTTTAAGCCTCTTTGCAACTGCTTTTATAACATCTAGCCTTAATGTAGGTTCACCATATCCACAAAATACGATTTCTTTATAAGGGGTTGGATTTCCGATAGACCTCCAGATTTCATCAATAGTAGGATCCTTGGTTAATCTTAAATTGTGACCTTTTACATAGGGATCAGTATTTCTTGTACAGAAGATACATTCATTAGTACACTTGTTTGTAACATTGATGTATAAAGAATTCCTGATATTATAAGTGATTTTTCCCTTTTGGTCTTTTTGTCCTATACCAAACAAATTATAAATATTTAATGAGGTAATTCTGGAAATATCATCTAGACTTAATCCTTTGAGCTCAGCGATTTTTTGGGCTGTATAATTAACAAAACTGGGTTCATTTCTCTTTCCCCTCATAGGTTCAGGGGTAAGAAAGGGACAGTCAGTCTCTACAAGAAGTCTTTCAGTTGCTATTTCTTTCACCACTTCTTGTAATTTATTTGAGTTTTTGTATGTGATGGGACCGGCAATTGATATATAGAATCCAAGATTTAAGAATTCTGAAGCCAATTTTTTGTCTCCTGAAAAGCAATGGATGACCCCACCTTTCTCAGAGCGATACTCTTTTTTCAGGATATTAAGAATATCTGTTTCTGCTTCCCTGTTATGGACAACGAGAGGAAGATTAAGATCTTTAGCAATATTTAATTGTCTCTTAAATTCCCTTTGCTGGGTTTTCTTGGGAGAATAATTTCTATAGTAGTCTAAACCTATTTCGCCCCAAGCAACGACCTTTTCCTGATTAGCAAGAGCTATTAATTCATTATATATTTTTTTATTAACATCTTTAGTGTCATGAGGATGAATCCCAACAGTTGTATACAGAGCATTAAATTTTTTGCTCAACTCTATCCCTCTAAAATTGCTTTGATAGTCTGAAGAAACAGTGATGATATATTTAACCCCCTTTTTTTCTGCTCGGTTGATTACCTCATCTATGTCTTTATTAAATTGAGGCATATCGAGATGAGCATGAGAATCAATTAACATATTTTTAACCCTTTTTTATTTTATCTTTGAACCAGGTTTTATCTTTTTATCGAACGTGGCTAGTATAATATTTCTGTCCACCTCTCCGGCTAAAATCATTCCATTAGATTCAATACCCATTATTTTGGCTGGTTTTAAATTTGTTAGAATAATAACGTCTTTTCCTATGAGAGAATCGGGGCTGTAACATTCTGCAATACCAGTAACTACGGTTCTTTTCTCTTTGCCAATATCTAATTGGATTTTCAGCAACTTTTTTGATTTTTTAATTCTTTCAGCCTTGATGATTCTTGCCGACCTTAAATCTAACTTGCTGAAATCTTCTATATCTAATAAAGAGGACTTTTTTTCTTTAGTTTCACCTTCAATTTCTCTTTGAATTTTAATTTCTGTCTCTTTTATTTTATCTGGTTCAATCCTAGGAAATAATTGTTTTCCGAGATTTGTTTTTGTTCCTGGTTTAAGAATCCCCCACTTAAGGTCTTTAAGCTTTTTTGAATGAAGATCATCTTCGATCCCAAGCTTGTCCCAGATTTGAGAAGAGGTTGATGGTAGGAATGATTTTAGAATGATGGCCAAAATTCTTATAGATTCAGCAGTGTTATATATAACAGTCGACAATCTCTTAATATTTTTATTCTTTGCTAGATTCCATGGGGTAGAGTCATCAATGTATTTATTTAAATCATTGATAAAAGTCCATATACTCATTAAAGCCTTTTGGAAGTTATAGGCGTTTATAAATTTATCTACATTTTTTATCATCTTTTCAGATTTTTGAATAAGCTGGCTGTCCATTTCTTTAGATTCGTCTGGATGAGGGATGATGCAGTCAAAATATTTTTTAATCATAGTTAGGGATCTACTCAACAGATTACCTAAATCATTTGCGAGATCGCTATTGATCCTGTTCATCAAAGCTGTATGGGAAAAATCACCATCTAAACCAAAAGAAACTTCTCTTAGGAGGAAATACCTTGTCTGGTCGACTCCGTATTGCTCAACTAATCTGTTTGGTTCAACCACATTCCCAATGGATTTTGACATCTTTTTCCCCTCTACAGTCCACCAGCCATGAGCAAATATTGTTTTTGGTGGATTCAGGTCTATAGCCTTAAGCATGGTTGGCCAGTATACGGCGTGAGTCGTCAGGATATCCTTACCGATTAAATGAATTGTTTTGTTCCACAGCGATTGAAATTTTTCAGTATCTATCAGATAACCTGAAGCACTGATATAATTAAGGAGGGCATCAAACCATACGTAAGTAACATAGCTTTCATCAAAGGGTAATGGTATTCCCCACGCTAATCTTTCTTTTGGTCTCGAAATACATAAATCTTCAAGTTTATTATTTAAAAACCCTAGAATTTCATTACGTCTTGTTCTAGGCTGAATAAATTCATCATGTTTATTTATATAATCAATAAGCCATTGCTGGTATTTCCCCATGCGAAAGAAATAGTTGGTTTCTGAAATCTGGTTAAGCGGTCTATTACAATCGGGACACTTCCCTTCTATTACGTCTTTTTTTGTCCAGAACCTCTCCTCATAGATACAGTACCATCCATTATAAGTATCCTTATAGATATCATCTTTTTCATACAGGAGTTGTAGGATCTTTTGTACAACTTTAACATGCCTTTCTTCTGTAGTACGAATAAAGTCATCGTTGGAAAAATTAAATTTTTTCCATAATCTTTGAAAGGGAACCACCATCTCATTGCAATGAGTCAAGGGGTCGACCCCTCTCTTTTTTGCTGCCTCTTGAACCTTCTGCCCATGTTCATCTGTTCCCGTTAAGAAAAAAACATTCTTTTCTGCAAATCGATGATATCTTGCTAACGTATCGGCTGCTAATGTTGTGTAGACATGACCTATATGGGGAACATCATTAACGTAATAAATAGGGGTTGTTACATAGAAATAATTTTGTTTTTTTGCCATAGGTATTCTCTCTTCATTGAACGCTTTTATTGTGTTTCCTTAATTCATTAAGAGTCATTTGAAGCCTTTTTCCTTCTTCAAGTTCCACAGTGGCTTTTTCGTTTATCATAT
It contains:
- a CDS encoding YchF/TatD family DNA exonuclease — translated: MLIDSHAHLDMPQFNKDIDEVINRAEKKGVKYIITVSSDYQSNFRGIELSKKFNALYTTVGIHPHDTKDVNKKIYNELIALANQEKVVAWGEIGLDYYRNYSPKKTQQREFKRQLNIAKDLNLPLVVHNREAETDILNILKKEYRSEKGGVIHCFSGDKKLASEFLNLGFYISIAGPITYKNSNKLQEVVKEIATERLLVETDCPFLTPEPMRGKRNEPSFVNYTAQKIAELKGLSLDDISRITSLNIYNLFGIGQKDQKGKITYNIRNSLYINVTNKCTNECIFCTRNTDPYVKGHNLRLTKDPTIDEIWRSIGNPTPYKEIVFCGYGEPTLRLDVIKAVAKRLKEKGVQARLRLNTNGQGNLIHKRNILPELKGLIDSISISLNAENSQKYFKLCHPQFRDGTYEEIKKFVIESKKYIPEVNVTVVDIPSEINIKECEKVAKKELGVPLKKRFYNVVG
- a CDS encoding radical SAM protein, with product MFISSPLNLCIDCIRSHYHLLEELISKIHAETRKKFSLPLKPPKDKDGLLCGLCINRCVIPNNGKGYCGIRKNSDGKLKELWESKNKGLFDWYFDQLPTNCVASPVCPGGSDSGYPRYSYKKGPEYGFRNLSIFYRACSFNCLFCQNWQFKKYSQGGIKDSQELIDSINEKTSCICFFGGDPTPQLPHAIELSKKIIKQKKGKIIRICWETNGTMNDNLLREMACISFRSGGSIKFDLKAYNDSLHKAICGISNHQTLKNFKSLGKFVSERPDPPFLIASTLLIPGYIDTREVSQIASFIASINPEIPYSLLGFAPHFFMDDLPRTPKKLAYECYQEAKKAGLKRITIGNPHILTD
- the metG gene encoding methionine--tRNA ligase, with product MAKKQNYFYVTTPIYYVNDVPHIGHVYTTLAADTLARYHRFAEKNVFFLTGTDEHGQKVQEAAKKRGVDPLTHCNEMVVPFQRLWKKFNFSNDDFIRTTEERHVKVVQKILQLLYEKDDIYKDTYNGWYCIYEERFWTKKDVIEGKCPDCNRPLNQISETNYFFRMGKYQQWLIDYINKHDEFIQPRTRRNEILGFLNNKLEDLCISRPKERLAWGIPLPFDESYVTYVWFDALLNYISASGYLIDTEKFQSLWNKTIHLIGKDILTTHAVYWPTMLKAIDLNPPKTIFAHGWWTVEGKKMSKSIGNVVEPNRLVEQYGVDQTRYFLLREVSFGLDGDFSHTALMNRINSDLANDLGNLLSRSLTMIKKYFDCIIPHPDESKEMDSQLIQKSEKMIKNVDKFINAYNFQKALMSIWTFINDLNKYIDDSTPWNLAKNKNIKRLSTVIYNTAESIRILAIILKSFLPSTSSQIWDKLGIEDDLHSKKLKDLKWGILKPGTKTNLGKQLFPRIEPDKIKETEIKIQREIEGETKEKKSSLLDIEDFSKLDLRSARIIKAERIKKSKKLLKIQLDIGKEKRTVVTGIAECYSPDSLIGKDVIILTNLKPAKIMGIESNGMILAGEVDRNIILATFDKKIKPGSKIK